tttaataattattttatttaccatCATAAGTGAACGCTTTACTctcaaagtttgtctaaaatAATGATGAGGTTAGTACATTAGTAAAATAGAGAGTATATTTTGGTTCTAAAGtgcatattaaattaattataaaatcgaTTGTATGactgatttaatatttttaattattagaacAGTTTTAGATAATTgatcttatatttttagttgaaaATGTAAAAGCtacattttttgaaaaaaatattatatttatttataatatcaactaatttaatatttgcattaattttaaaaataagatagcAATTATTAGatcaattatgaaattaattaattgatctAATATGTAATGCATTAAATcgattattatattaaaaataacaaaatacaaCTCTAGACAAACAtaattgtaattcaaatctaacaAACTGATTTTGCCAAAATTTGTTCTAAATCATAAAGACAATCCTAGacttaataaacaataaaaggaAAGATATTTTTACATTACAAGAAATATTTGACACGTTCAATCCTAATTTCTTTAATagtatgaaattttaattgttaaacaTTATCAAAAAGCTACAATAAGGAATGTATATTAGTTATTtcataacaatatatataaaagatttatcTTACCATGTTTTATCTCATCCTAAAAATCTTTAGCATAAGACATAGTCCGCATCCAACACATAATATCTACACTTAAAGCTTCCTTGTTGCTTATTACactaatatatgaaatttaagtaataaatatacgaaaaaataatacaagttaATGTAAAATAAGCTTAATGAAAAGTAATAGCTTACGAGCAATCATTTGGAAGTTATGTGAAGATGAAGTGGATTTATCTCCTAACATATTGTAGACATTCCTATcactaaaaaaagaatttattagtCATTTACATAACTATCAGAAAACTTTTGTACTATACTTATATTCTTATGTAATGAACataaccaaacaaaaattatccATTCGACAAATAATTATCAATTGTCAATGAGACCTATTTAAagaagaaatttaattaatgagtTACTTAATAGCTAAAGTGAGTGAGTTCAACTTGAAGGGGgtcatacatatttttttttggattttttccATCCACTTTTGAATGTAAGACtaatattccattttttttatttgtagcTCAAGAAAATCATAAACATGAGCATTCCTCGTATAACTGCATTGAAGTTCAGTGATAATGATTGAtttcataaaaagtttaatgACAATATAACATAGTGCATTCATAAAATTCATAGTTGAATAATTGTAATGTTCAACATTTAATTCTCTTGGATGATTTTGTAAACATCATTCGTGTGGATATACAATAGTATATTATCACTATCGATGTTAAAGACTGTTGCATCCTAAAAAATAGCACACGATGCTTCAAATAGATACACTAAAACCCTAATAAATCATGAATCATACTTAGTTGTGGTTGGGATGGGAGTTCATCGATAAAATCACatgcaattaaaaaattttgcttaaatgcaactaaaaaattttgtttgacgTGTAAAAGATAATGACACACTTACGAAGTTTGCACAATATCTATATTATGCTTTAATACCATGTTAAACAAGacatttaattagaaaaaaattctataaaatactttaattttgttactcttaagaaaaaatacaagaaaatttaTAGACATAAACTTGAAActagaaaaaaatgtataaatagaaaataaaatccaataatatatttgaaaaactatttcTATAAAAAACATTCACAtctgttattaaaataaattttttaaataaaattttaacataaatacattcctaaaagtgaaaatatcttccctttcttataaaatatttatgttcttTATGATAAAGTTTCTTATACATCTAAAGCACATTAATTAGCATTAAATAATGttagtttaaaacttttttattcagcatttaaaaatataaaaccaaattattagaacatagtaattttttttcaattataaaagcAAAAAATGTAATcagaaacattaaaaaaacaatcatGACAAATATGGTTCAAACcgatattaataaaagaaaacatgtagTTCAACTGCATCAAATAACAGCAATTTAAAAGTCCTACTTAATATCAAATATGTAATAAcagcaatttaaaaaaaatataataatttaaataaattacagtaaataaaaatgagacaaaactaaaaaataatcatttcaataatatttcattcttaCTCGTTCTTACACTGAAATCAAATAGTGGAGATTaggaaaaagatataaaaatataaagaataattcttactttttaaatgaaataaaaaattttatattcttaaataattaaattatttttataaattctaaaatttgaatttcttttaaaatcttttatccaAACAACTCAATTTAAAGTAAAGCATTTCAAATTCTCCTTAcaaataaactattttcttaaaatttcccAACCCATTCTTTAGCAtcattattcaatataaaatgataCTTTTCTTTACAGGTTAGAGAGTGCATATTCAAATTATTCTAAATATCACATAAATTAGATGAGATTACAACAATATCCTCCATTAACTTGCTTAGTATCAGTTTATTGTCATTCTTtctaaaaactttattttgtttgtaaGTTAAATGTCTAAGAATTACCATTCAGAAAATTATTACAGTGCAAATTTGATATTCATTATATATTTCTCTTAGTCACGGGAGCTACGTGAGAGTAACTGCGGAAGGGTCCTGACTCTCGTGAAAACACACCAATGAAGTATGTTTCCACCAGTTGGCACTGTAATTTTTTCAGAAATTCTCATGCACAATTCAGTAGTTATAGGTTGTCTAGGGTCATTTTCTTTTGTAGTAAAGGACAAAACCCattgaaagaaaatgataaagcTTTTAAgggaaaaatttattaaaaaaatataatactaaaaaGACATAAACCTAAGTCATACAAGATATTGATACTACTAAAATGGAACATGTTTTCTTGAAATTTCTCTAAAGCACAGGAGATTTTCATATTGTAAAGAAGATCGACTTTcaatataagaaattttatatttaatgaagGTTGTAGATTGTGAAGAGAAACCATAATCATATCTGAACTAAAAACTTTTTACACCCATGCATGATACCTGGTAGTAATAATTTAGCTAGATAAAAAAATGGAACCAGGATGAAGTAATTGTAAGCATGTACTACAGTATATGACAATGTTCTTTTAAGATGTTGATGATGCAAGATATGGCCATGCTACTGAATTAAGAAATTTGGCTTTCTTTGGAGCAGAAAAAGACCATGCAAGGAACCTTTATGATCTCCATATACACAAAGGACAGAGATATGGACGAAGGTGATGCATTTCCATGTCCCACACAAAACAGAGTAAAGATAAAAGCATTTGAATTAGCCATGACGTCTCTTACCTATGGGATTCCCCAAAAGATAATTTCAGATTTGAAGGCTTTATTCTCTAATGGCAAACACcatccaaataaataaacactGCAGGGTCCCTCTGGCTCCCCCAAAGTAACCCAATTATAATATTCTTTAACCAACTAATCAATCACAATAGTCCTTTCTCTATTCCCCATGCATTCCTAAtgcaacaaaacaataaaatgaaatatgcacACTCTTATTTTATTCTGACACCTTTGCTTTTGCCTTTGCTTAGGGTACATACAGTTGTCCCTCTCCCTTGTGCTATTCAAGTTCCAATGGAGATTTTCAAGTGTTTCTACATCAATCTTCTTGCTACCTTCATCATATCAACAGTTTTAGCAATCGACCCTTACTCACAAGCACTTCTCAGCCTGAAAGATGAACTTGTAGATGATCATAACAGCTTGAGCAACTGGGTGGTACCCTCAGCAGCAAAATTAACTGGGAAATACTATGTGTGTTCTTGGTCAGGTGTCAAGTGTGACAATGGCTCAACCACTGTAACTTCTATAGACCTTTCCATGAAGAAACTGGGAGGTGTTTTGTCAGGGAAGCAATTCAGCATCTTCACAAACCTCACTAATCTCAACCTCAGCTACAATTTCTTCTCAGGGCAGCTTCCAGCTGAGATTTTCAACCTCTCTAGCCTCACAACCCTGGACATCAGCAGAAACAACTTTTCTGGTTCCTTCCCTGGTGGAATTACTAGGCTCCAAAATTTGGTTGTACTTGATGCCTTTAGCAACAGTTTCTCAGGGTCATTGCCTGCTGAATTTTCACAGCTAGCAAACCTTAAAGTTCTCAATCTAGCTGGGAGCTACTTCAGAAATTCAATTCCATCTGAATACGGTTCTTTCAAAAGCCTTCAGTTTCTTCATCTTGCCGGAAATTCTCTTTCAGGAAGTATACCTCCTGAACTGGGTAACCTCAAAACAGTGACCCATATGGAGATTGGGTACAACCTATACCAGAGTTTTATTCCACCTGAACTTGGTAACATGAGTCAGCTTCAGTATCTTGACATAGCAGGAGCAAATCTATCAGGCCACATACCAAAGCAACTCTCCAACCTCACCAGTTTGCAATCACTTTTCCTTTTCAGAAACCAGCTCACAGGAACAGTGCCAAGTGAGCTCAGTAACATTGAATCCCTGGCAGATTTAGATCTCTCTGATAACTTCCTCTCAGGGTCCATTCCCGAAAGCTTCTCAATGTTAAAGAACCTAAGACTACTCAGTCTCATGTACAATGACATGAGTGGCATTGTTCCTGAAGGAATTGCTCAACTCCCATCCTTGGAAACTCTTCTCATTTGGAACAATCGCTTCTCTGGGTCACTTCCTCAGAGCTTAGGGAGGAACTCCAAACTCAAGTGGGTGGATGCTTCCACAAACAATTTAGTTGGAAGCATACCACCTGATATCTGTGTGAGTGGAGTACTGTTTAAGCTAATACTgttttcaaacaaattcaaaggCGATCTCTCATCAATCTCCAACTGTTCTTCACTCGTTCGCCTTCGCCTAGAAGATAATTCATTTTCAGGagaaatcactttgaaattcagCCATCTTCCTGATATCGTATACGTCGATCTCTCCAGAAACAACTTTGTTGGTGGCATTCCCTCGGATATTTCTCAAGCCACTCAACTGGAGTATTTTAATGTCTCTTATAATCTGAAATTAGGAGGTACCATCCCTGCACAAACGTGGTATTTGCCCCAACTTCAAAATTTTTCAGCATCTTCTTGTGGTATTTCTGGTGATCTTCCCCTATTTGAGTCCTGCAAATCAATTTCAGTTATTGATCTTGATAACAATAACTTATCTGGGATCATCCCAAACAGTGCTTCCAAATGTCGAGCTCTTGAGAAAATCAACCTATCCTACAATAGCTTAACAGGTCATATACCTGATGAGCTTGCAAATATTCCTGTTCTTGTTGTGGTGGACCTATCAAACAACAAGTTCAATGGCCTCATACCTGCTGAGTTTGGCAGTTCTTCAAGTTTACAACTTCTGAATGTGTCTTTTAACAATATCTCCGGTTCAATACCCACAGGAAAGACATTCAAATTGATGGAAAAAAGTGCATTTATCGGAAATTCAGAGCTATGTGGAGCACCCCTGAGATCATGTCCTGATTCAGTTGGAATATTGGGCAGAAAAGGCCCGTGGAAGATTACACATATTGTGCTACTCTCTGTAGGGTTGCTAATAGTTCTTCTGGGATTAACTTTTGGAATATTATATTTGAGAAGGGGGATAAAAAGCCAATGGAAGATGGTATCATTCGTGGGTCTCCCTCAATTCACAGCAAATGATGTTTTGACGAGCCTCACTGCCACAAAACCAACAGAAGTTACATCACCATCACCAGCAGTTACAAAGGCTGTTCTGCCGACAGGAATAACAGTTTTGGTGAAGAAGATGGAGTGGGAAGCTAGGAGCATCAAGGTTGTGTCAGAATTCATAACGAGACTGGGAAATTCAAGGCACAAGAATTTAATCAGACTACTGGGGTTTTGCCACAACCAGCATTTAGTCTATCTTTTGTATGATTACTTGCCCAATGGGAATTTAGCTGAGAAAATGGAAATCAAATGGGATTGGGCAGCAAAATTCAGAACAGTTGTTGGAATTGCAAGGGGACTCTGCTTTCTTCACCATGAATGTTACCCAGCAATACCCCACGGAGACTTGAAGCCTACCAACGTTGTATTTGACGAAAACATGGAACCCCATTTGGCAGAATTTGGGTTCAAACAGGTTTTGAGGTTGAGCAAAGGCTCATCACCCACCACAACCAAGTGGGAAGCAGGTATGATAAACAAAACAAGCGTGTGCAATACACATATGCATTAATTTGATACATCATTCTAATATTGAATTTGATCACAATGTTTTACAGGCAGACTAGTGTTGCGAGACTGTTGTTCATAACATTTTCTTCAAACTGTAGTACTtggaataattgatttttttatacaacTTGGAGTAATTAGTTGTCATTGCAAAAGTTTTTACTGCaagaaaagaaagttattttccatttaaaacttcattgttttatttaaaacttgaagCTTTTGGAATGTCAGGAATATACAAATGGTCTATAGTTGGATCCAGTGATCCAGTCGAAGCATACAGCTTAGGTTCATAGCAGAGAAGTATATGgttgatgtttattttttggTGACAGAATATGATGCTGCCACAAAAGAAGAACTGCGAATGGATATCTACAATTTTGGGGAGATGATTCTGGAAATATTAAGTGGCGGAAGGTTGAGAAATGCAGGAGGCAGCATACACAGCAAACCATGGGAGGATCTCTTGAGAGAAATTTATAATGAGAATGAAGCAAAGTCCGCAAGCTCATTGGAAGAGATTAAACTGGTTCTTGAGGTTGCTATGTTTTGCACCAGAAGCAGGTCGTCAGATCAGCCATCAATGGAAGATGTTCTGAAGCATCTGTCAGGCCTAAAGCATATAGATGAGGGgcaataaaatttgatttgtcACCATTCGAAAAATATAGTAATTGCATTTAGATAACAAGTTTGCACGTATGTAATTAAAGAAGTTTGCAGCTTGTATAATACATATTTTCATTGTTTCAGTGTGCTACACATTTCTGTCCCATTCTGCttcataaaacattttttattgttgagTGTCATCTTCTTGAGTTTAATTGTCATTTCATTAAATACATTACATTTTAGatagaatattaaaattctCCGATttgaaatgattaaaccaatttcataaattttatttttcaaaaattttcaatcagaacaatatataaatatttcaattatctataaaaataaattttaaaaaggtttcACCACTTAAAcatataactaatttttaatgaCTAGAACGAAAGTAAGTTTGTAAGTTTTAATTGAtgataacataaatttatagtttcaatccaaatttattcttagattaatttaatgaatacaCGAATTcaccaataaatattttaacagtGAAGCATCATGATGCAAAAATACCACCctttattagaaagaaaaataaagggaAACCACATTACCATGCATACAAGTAATTTAGTAAGGAATATAAAAACAGATTGATGTTTCTgatgaatgaaataaaatcaaatttcaatttttacgtCTAAACTCTAAACCTTGAGAATGTGACATTAAGAACATCAATAACTCCATCAAAGCTACCAAATCTGGAACTAACCACATCAACCTCCACACCAAGCCTCCGGGCCCCAGCGGCAGTAACAGGCCCATGGGCTGCAACAACCAATCTGGGGCACCTCCGTCTCAAGTCCGCAAAGCCCAGCCCAAACTCCTTCAAGCTCTGGAGCAGGCCCTCGACCTCAGCGGTACTGGTGAACACCACCGCATCCAATGCTCCCTCCTCGCTCGCCGTCACAATGCTCTCCGCGCACCGGGGCCCGGCCCACCTCGTCTCGTAAGCCTCCACACGAACAGGGACCCACCGGCCGCGCCGAAGCTCTTGTAGGAAACCCGGAACCACCGGCGGTTCATTCACGCCGATGACCCGTGGGACCGGACACAACACCCTCCGGCCGCGTCCGTCCCCAAGGGCCGTCGCCAGGGAGGTGGGCGTGGCGGTGGGCGGCACCAGGACACAGAGTCGGTTGGAGTTGCTGCAGAATGCGGAGAGGAATTGGGCGTCGATGAGGTCGGCGTCTTTGCCGAGGGCAGCGAGGGTGAAGGTGGGGCCCTCTGGAGGGAGCGGAGGGTGAGAGAGAGAGGTGGCAGCTTGGAGGAGGGCTTGGATTGCGGTTCGGGAAGTGAAGGCGATGGCAGAGAAGGGGCGGAGGGAGTGAGGGGATAGGAAGGGGGCAAGGTTGGAGGGAAGGGGTTGGATGCAGAGCGTGGGGCACCATAGGGGAGTGTAGCCGCCGAGGCTGAGTAGGTTCGAAAGTCTCGCCGCGTAGTTGGGTGGCGTTGTGATTGCTACGGTCGGCTTCTGGAGACTCATCACGCTTGTTTGCATTTTGTGCTATATCAATTTGGGTTTTacgttttataaaattgtaacacTATTTAACGACGAAAATACAAACAACGATCGAAAACGTTGATAaagattgaaaatgaaaattgccAAACATGTATGAAGTAGTTCATTAAACTAACCAAAACAAGCATCGCAATATTGGTAAGTTTGATTACACGCACCAATTTCGCATTTACCAAACAACCCAAAGAAATCACCAATGCCAAACAACATTGCAAGTTCAATTCAATTCATGAAGTCAACAACACCAGAAATTTTATTCTATCAAGTTTCAGAACTAGACAAACCAagacacaaaacacaacacttaCACCCACGTGCACACATTACTGGATTAATGTGGTATACTTAAATAACACCATGGAATTTACAATAAGATAACCTATTTTCTTGTTTCCAATGGGACTGAAAGTATTCCCCTTTGGCCTTCGATGTTATCTTCATTCGCTTGCACCCAAGGATCATGCTCtccaaaaagataaaacaaatcaTTCGCTGGTCCAGACCATGCAATCGGATCAAACCATCAACAAAGTTCCCAACAACCACTGCTCAAGTGAGGTCTCAAGTCCGCACAATCCACGCCCAAATCTAACAATACCATCAACCAATTCATCATCACCGCCTCAGACTGAGGAACCCCGGAACCGGAACAGAACTCGGTTCCGGACCCA
This DNA window, taken from Vigna radiata var. radiata cultivar VC1973A chromosome 5, Vradiata_ver6, whole genome shotgun sequence, encodes the following:
- the LOC106762678 gene encoding leucine-rich repeat receptor-like protein kinase TDR gives rise to the protein MQQNNKMKYAHSYFILTPLLLPLLRVHTVVPLPCAIQVPMEIFKCFYINLLATFIISTVLAIDPYSQALLSLKDELVDDHNSLSNWVVPSAAKLTGKYYVCSWSGVKCDNGSTTVTSIDLSMKKLGGVLSGKQFSIFTNLTNLNLSYNFFSGQLPAEIFNLSSLTTLDISRNNFSGSFPGGITRLQNLVVLDAFSNSFSGSLPAEFSQLANLKVLNLAGSYFRNSIPSEYGSFKSLQFLHLAGNSLSGSIPPELGNLKTVTHMEIGYNLYQSFIPPELGNMSQLQYLDIAGANLSGHIPKQLSNLTSLQSLFLFRNQLTGTVPSELSNIESLADLDLSDNFLSGSIPESFSMLKNLRLLSLMYNDMSGIVPEGIAQLPSLETLLIWNNRFSGSLPQSLGRNSKLKWVDASTNNLVGSIPPDICVSGVLFKLILFSNKFKGDLSSISNCSSLVRLRLEDNSFSGEITLKFSHLPDIVYVDLSRNNFVGGIPSDISQATQLEYFNVSYNLKLGGTIPAQTWYLPQLQNFSASSCGISGDLPLFESCKSISVIDLDNNNLSGIIPNSASKCRALEKINLSYNSLTGHIPDELANIPVLVVVDLSNNKFNGLIPAEFGSSSSLQLLNVSFNNISGSIPTGKTFKLMEKSAFIGNSELCGAPLRSCPDSVGILGRKGPWKITHIVLLSVGLLIVLLGLTFGILYLRRGIKSQWKMVSFVGLPQFTANDVLTSLTATKPTEVTSPSPAVTKAVLPTGITVLVKKMEWEARSIKVVSEFITRLGNSRHKNLIRLLGFCHNQHLVYLLYDYLPNGNLAEKMEIKWDWAAKFRTVVGIARGLCFLHHECYPAIPHGDLKPTNVVFDENMEPHLAEFGFKQVLRLSKGSSPTTTKWEAEYDAATKEELRMDIYNFGEMILEILSGGRLRNAGGSIHSKPWEDLLREIYNENEAKSASSLEEIKLVLEVAMFCTRSRSSDQPSMEDVLKHLSGLKHIDEGQ
- the LOC106760090 gene encoding uncharacterized protein LOC106760090 gives rise to the protein MSLQKPTVAITTPPNYAARLSNLLSLGGYTPLWCPTLCIQPLPSNLAPFLSPHSLRPFSAIAFTSRTAIQALLQAATSLSHPPLPPEGPTFTLAALGKDADLIDAQFLSAFCSNSNRLCVLVPPTATPTSLATALGDGRGRRVLCPVPRVIGVNEPPVVPGFLQELRRGRWVPVRVEAYETRWAGPRCAESIVTASEEGALDAVVFTSTAEVEGLLQSLKEFGLGFADLRRRCPRLVVAAHGPVTAAGARRLGVEVDVVSSRFGSFDGVIDVLNVTFSRFRV